The following are from one region of the Silene latifolia isolate original U9 population chromosome 9, ASM4854445v1, whole genome shotgun sequence genome:
- the LOC141600707 gene encoding glutaredoxin-C9-like: protein MEVMNNEVLGGMEKGKENEEVMTMMTYDKMREIIQASAVVVFSVGSECCMCPVVKHLLVSLGVAPTVMEVDSSVDIDAVFRRLTGDDTAGLLPAIFVGGKLLGGIEELIACHINGSLVPLLKEAGALWL, encoded by the coding sequence AATAATGAAGTGTTAGGAGGAATGGAGAAGGGCAAAGAGAATGAAGAagtgatgacgatgatgacataCGACAAAATGCGAGAAATAATACAAGCAAGTGCAGTGGTGGTTTTTAGTGTGGGTAGTGAATGTTGCATGTGTCCTGTGGTGAAACATCTTCTTGTAAGTCTCGGTGTGGCGCCGACTGTCATGGAAGTGGATTCTTCTGTTGACATTGATGCTGTGTTTCGTCGTCTTACTGGTGATGACACGGCGGGGTTGTTGCCGGCGATATTTGTTGGAGGGAAGTTGTTGGGTGGGATTGAAGAACTTATTGCTTGTCATATTAATGGGTCTCTTGTTCCTCTTCTTAAGGAAGCTGGTGCTCTCTGGCtttaa